AATCGTACAAATGATGATCGTTAATTTGACTCAGCCAGCTGACGAGCCGCTCCATTTCTTGTTCATTCAGCTTTTCCTTCAGCTTATCAGGAGTAAGTGCCACCATTAATCCAAACGCGGCCATCTCAACTAACCTCTGATCGTAATGGTTCACCTGCCCCCAATAATTCTCATGTTCGGGATTTGTTCCGTTTCGTATTCCTTCTATATACGTATCCCATAGATCGCTTTCGCCCCCGCCTGCCAGCAGAGGAGCAAGCCCCCATAAGATGCGTGAAAAGCCTTCCAAACCTGCGACTTCATCCGCATAGCTTGTACCTGTGTGCCCAACATACAGCCTGGTTGAGTCTGAACTGTAGTACCTCTTGAGTGGATCGGTCAGCTCCTGAAATGCACGCTGCCAATCTTTTTTCGTTTGTAACGGGTTCTGTGTGATCGGCAGCTCCCAGCCTTTCGCCATCGTCATAAACCTCCATCATCTTTGGACTATGAACCGATTATACGAGAATCGGGGCGGTTTGTATCACATCTTGGGTAAGTAGTCAAAATAGTCGGATGAAGATCAAAATAACGTTAAAAAACCGTTAAACACTCACTTTTTAACGTGAGTCCTAACGGTTTTGCTTTGACACATAATTACTTCTGAAGTATAGACAAGCTTATCTTACTTATATGGATCTATCGTTTGGATCGTACCGTCCTCATGATAAGTCAGCTCGGTATATTTTACGCAACGCTTATGGTTCACTCCGTCGGACAACGAGCAGTCATGGTAGAATAAGTACCATTTATCCTGGAATTGAACGATGGAATGATGAGTCGTCCAGCCGATGACCGGAGTCAGGATTGTCCCTTTGAATACATAAGGTCCCTCCGGATTTTTACTCATACCGTATACCAGGCAGTGTGTTGTTCCAGTTGAGTAGGACAGGTAATAGTACCCGTTGTATTTATGCACCCACGGACCTTCAAAGTATCTGCGGTCCTCATCGCCAGCAGTGATAGGATTGCCCTCTTCATCGACAATGGAGATTTCTTTAGGCTCGGTTTTAAATCCAAGCATATCGTCAGTAAGTTCAGCCATTCTTGGTCCTAATGCAGGAGCATTCAAAGCCGGACCTTCCGCGCCTTCTACAAAAGTGCCGGTCTGCCATTTTTCCAACTGGCCGCCCCATAGCCCGCCGAAGTACATGTACGCTCTGTTGTCGTCGTCCACTAGCACCGCTGGATCGATACTGAAGCTTCCAGGGATGTAATTCTCTTCAGGCTTGAAAGGACCGGATGGCGATTTGCTTGTTGCTACGCCGATTCTGAAGATTCCGTCATGGTCGCGGGCCGGGAAAAATAAGTAATAGGTGTCGTTCTTAAAAGCGGCATCCGGCGCCCAAAGCTGCTGCTTAGCCCATGGAATGTCTCTCAAGTGAAGCGCTTCCCCATGATCAACACACGGTGAGTCAAAATTTTCAATAGAAAGCACATGATAATCTTCCATCGCATATTGGTCGCCATTGTCATTGGAAGGGCCGTCGTGATCTAGGTCGTGGGATGGGTATATGTATAGTTTTCCTTCAAATACATGCGCAGACGGATCTGCCGTATAGATATGCGTGACTAAAGGAGTCTTGGGTTGTACTTGTTTGTTGTTATCCATAGGTATCATTATCCTTCCACCATTTAAGTTAGTTTATTCATTAAACTTACAATCTTATTATAACATTGTTGCGCTTACATTCAAGTCATTCCCCAAAAAAAGAAAGCCATCCGAAGATGGCCTTCGAGCCGCAGTCTATTTAACCGCACCCTGCGTGAAGCCGCTGTAAATATATTTCTGAAGCGCGACGAACAAGATCGCCGTAGGAGCAATAATGATCATCACCGCGGCACAGATCGTTTCCCAATGCGACCCGAACGGACCTTTGAACGCGAACAGTGAAGTTGAGATCGTCCTCAGACTGGGGTCCGGCATATAGAGAAATGGGATATAAAAGTCATTATAAATTCCGATACCTTTGATAATCGTCATGGTGACGATGGCCGGGGTAAGCAGCGGAAAGATGATTTTTGTAAAAATCGTAAAATAAGAAGCCCCGTCTATCATCGCGGACTCATCCAGCTGGGAGGAAATATTATCCATAAACTGAATGAACACATAAATACCGATAATGTCCGTCCCCATATAGAGCACAATCGCAGCCCCCATACTGTTAAACAGACCGAGCCAGTGCACGATTTGGAAGGTAATGACTTGTGTCGTGACACCTGGAATCAAAGCGGCAAATAAGAATGCAGCCATGATAGCGCCGCGCCCGCGGAATCGAAACCGTTGGAGCACATAGGCAATCATCGTTCCGATGAAAATATTTCCCAGAATGGCTACGACCATGATGATCAGGGTATTTTTGAAGCCGGTGAGCATCTGACCTTTCGTAAACGCTGTGACATAGTTATCAAAGTTCAGCCAGTGCATAGGCGGAGTCAGCGCGCTTGTATTATGGTATTCCATAGTGTCCTTGAAGGAAGCAAAGAGTACGACGACCAGCGGAGCCAGCGCCCCAAACACGCCAATTATTAAGGTAAGATACTTGAGTGTAGTCAGTGAACCGTATTTGAGCTTATGCACGCCTACTTCTCCTCCTTAATAAACGTCTTTTGAATGAGTGTCACCAGAATGACGATAAGGAACAGCACAACGGCCATCGCTGACCCCATCCCGTATTTGTTATATTTGAATGTGGTTGTAACCGTCTGAATGACAAACGTGTTACTTCCGTTCGAGCCGCCGGTCATAATATAAGGAATTTCGAAGGGCGCAACGGAGCCACTTATTGACAAGATTACGGTAATCGCAACAATTCGCCTGATACTCGGCAAAATAATATATCTGAATTGATGCCATCTGTTGGCACCATCAATTTCAGCAGCCTCATACAAATCCGACGGAACGGAGCTAATCGCTCCAATCATCAGGATCAGGTTAAAGCCTAGATATCGCCATACAGAGGCGCCGACCAAGGATATATTAATGATGTCCGGATTCAGCAGCCATTTGGGCGGATTCGTTATTCCCATGAAGCTAAGAATGGTGTCCAGTGTCCCTTCAGGTCTGAAAAAGAACAGAAAAATCAACCCTACTGCCACACTATTGATCATGCTCGGAAAGAAAAATACACCTTTGAAAAAATTTCTGCCTCTCACCGCAAAACTGAGAATGGTGGCGAAATATAACGCAATAGCCAGCTGAACGAAGCTTCCGAGAAAATAATAAATACTGTTGATAAAGCCCTCGTAATATTTCTCATCCGTGAAGATCGTGATGAAATTATCAAATCCTACCCAGTTGTAGGTCGGAGACAAGCCGTTCCAATCCGTAAATGAATATTTAAACATGCCGAGGACAGGAATATAAGAAAATGTAACTAGCAGCATAATCGGGATGATGGAAAATAATGCGATAATGACAATACGCTGCGCTCTATAGCTAAGATTGGATAATCTAAACATCCCCTTCTACCTCCGCCCTTATCAGATTCCAAGCACGAAAGGGAAAGTACATGTGCACTTTCCCCTAAGTGTACTCTCTATACCGTTATTTCTTGTAATTCGCAGGAATCAGCTTTTCCCACGATTTATTCCATCTTGTATCCAGATCTTTCATAATGTCCTCGAAGGATTCGTCCCTGTTGCCGATCGCGGATTCAATCAAGCGCTTTTTAAAGTCAGGGTTGTGAATCCCTACTTCAGAGTCGTTATCAATTTTGGTCAAAATACCGTTCAGATCATCCGGTCCCGGAGTGGATACTTCCATGGTAACCCCGAGATCCTGGAAGCCTTTTAACAGCTCAGGAATTTGCAGAGGCAATTTGGCACTGAAGCCGCCTTGATACTTGGAAGCATAATCGGAGGTGTCGACGACCCAATGAATGAAGGCGTTCGCTGCTTCTTTGTTTTTACTATGAACGTTAATCGACCAGTTATAGTCTGCAGCTAATGGCGCGGACAGCTTGGCAGCATTCGTAGGGAACGGCATGTAGCCGATGTCTTGCGGGTTCGGACCGGCGCCTTGCATTTGCGTGATCGCCCAGGAACCGAGCACCATCGTTCCGATTTCACCGCGGTTCAGCATCCCTTTGGATGATTCCCAATCCGTAGTTGTCGGATCTTCTTCAATTAAGCCCTGCTTGGCTACGTCATACATGAGCTTGAAAATATCGTTGAAAGGCTTGCCCGGCGCCCATGGATGAGGATCCTGCAGGACTCCCAGGTTTGGATAGTTAGGATCACCGGAAGCAGGCTGTAAATAATCGGCCCATTGGCTGAGCGTCCAGTCATCTTTATAGTTTGTGTAAAGTGGTACCGCTTTCGTATTGTCTTT
This genomic window from Paenibacillus hexagrammi contains:
- a CDS encoding glycoside hydrolase family 43 protein, with protein sequence MDNNKQVQPKTPLVTHIYTADPSAHVFEGKLYIYPSHDLDHDGPSNDNGDQYAMEDYHVLSIENFDSPCVDHGEALHLRDIPWAKQQLWAPDAAFKNDTYYLFFPARDHDGIFRIGVATSKSPSGPFKPEENYIPGSFSIDPAVLVDDDNRAYMYFGGLWGGQLEKWQTGTFVEGAEGPALNAPALGPRMAELTDDMLGFKTEPKEISIVDEEGNPITAGDEDRRYFEGPWVHKYNGYYYLSYSTGTTHCLVYGMSKNPEGPYVFKGTILTPVIGWTTHHSIVQFQDKWYLFYHDCSLSDGVNHKRCVKYTELTYHEDGTIQTIDPYK
- a CDS encoding carbohydrate ABC transporter permease → MHKLKYGSLTTLKYLTLIIGVFGALAPLVVVLFASFKDTMEYHNTSALTPPMHWLNFDNYVTAFTKGQMLTGFKNTLIIMVVAILGNIFIGTMIAYVLQRFRFRGRGAIMAAFLFAALIPGVTTQVITFQIVHWLGLFNSMGAAIVLYMGTDIIGIYVFIQFMDNISSQLDESAMIDGASYFTIFTKIIFPLLTPAIVTMTIIKGIGIYNDFYIPFLYMPDPSLRTISTSLFAFKGPFGSHWETICAAVMIIIAPTAILFVALQKYIYSGFTQGAVK
- a CDS encoding carbohydrate ABC transporter permease; the protein is MFRLSNLSYRAQRIVIIALFSIIPIMLLVTFSYIPVLGMFKYSFTDWNGLSPTYNWVGFDNFITIFTDEKYYEGFINSIYYFLGSFVQLAIALYFATILSFAVRGRNFFKGVFFFPSMINSVAVGLIFLFFFRPEGTLDTILSFMGITNPPKWLLNPDIINISLVGASVWRYLGFNLILMIGAISSVPSDLYEAAEIDGANRWHQFRYIILPSIRRIVAITVILSISGSVAPFEIPYIMTGGSNGSNTFVIQTVTTTFKYNKYGMGSAMAVVLFLIVILVTLIQKTFIKEEK
- a CDS encoding ABC transporter substrate-binding protein, with the translated sequence MKKTMFTLPMVVVLATGMLTACGSNTGNNESATNSPAATNAASPAASAAATASGDKKPSGSITVLTQRTDIVDTLQNEFTAEFNKVYPDIKVKWEAVQDYENNIKIRMNTSDYGDVLLIPNNVEPKDFPNFFEPLGDYEADKAKYSQIDAHRFEGKYYGLPMAINTLGIVYNKKVFKDAGVTEVPKTPEQFLAAMHKIKDNTKAVPLYTNYKDDWTLSQWADYLQPASGDPNYPNLGVLQDPHPWAPGKPFNDIFKLMYDVAKQGLIEEDPTTTDWESSKGMLNRGEIGTMVLGSWAITQMQGAGPNPQDIGYMPFPTNAAKLSAPLAADYNWSINVHSKNKEAANAFIHWVVDTSDYASKYQGGFSAKLPLQIPELLKGFQDLGVTMEVSTPGPDDLNGILTKIDNDSEVGIHNPDFKKRLIESAIGNRDESFEDIMKDLDTRWNKSWEKLIPANYKK